Genomic segment of Salvia hispanica cultivar TCC Black 2014 chromosome 2, UniMelb_Shisp_WGS_1.0, whole genome shotgun sequence:
TTAACGAGTTCGATAAGATGCAATCTTTGTctgattatttgttttgtggTTTATTCATAAGTTTAAATTATACTGCctttagtaaaaaaatggaatatacAATTCAAGTAATTTGGAACGCAGAAAATACTCATTTATACCTGTCAGCCAAACAGAACATAAGCCTATAATTAGCCATTAGTTAATCTATTTTTTGCATCCGTCAGTTTGTGTACATTATATAGTTCTATGtcataaaaaggaaaatggaatACAAATGCCACACAgttcttattttcataataGCAAGTAGAGCctaaaaatggagaaaaataaagcaaaactAATTTTCTCAAAACTTTCGCCTCTCAAAATTGTCTGGGAAatccaaattcaattttatatgataAGATGCTTCCATATTCGATGCTTGTCTCCCAATCTGAGCAAACACAGCATTTCCAGTAGCAAAAGCAAAAGAGCCAGTGCCACCAACAACACTCagttcttcctcttctttgaAAGCCAATTTCTTAGCCTCAATGCTAACACTGCCAGCATAGTCATGCGTATGAAACGTAAGATAAATGATATTGAAAGCCGAGTGTGCGAATCCCTCCACCGGTATTATGAACCCCTGTGCCTTCCCTACCACCCGGGAAGAGTTAT
This window contains:
- the LOC125203520 gene encoding pterocarpan synthase 1 codes for the protein MLSRIIYCSAVVLATTAVILLALFSPLPHRSSRSTPQATLSFYIQQPQPGSSAVPPHSVGALIFHRWLTEGPDNSSRVVGKAQGFIIPVEGFAHSAFNIIYLTFHTHDYAGSVSIEAKKLAFKEEEELSVVGGTGSFAFATGNAVFAQIGRQASNMEASYHIKLNLDFPDNFERRKF